From Pogoniulus pusillus isolate bPogPus1 chromosome 16, bPogPus1.pri, whole genome shotgun sequence, a single genomic window includes:
- the LOC135182178 gene encoding keratin-associated protein 4-3-like: MCLSVCLSVCLCVSMCLCVSVCVSVCVCLRVSVCMSLCVPLCLYVSVCVCVSVCLCVSVCVSVCLCVCLVCLCVHLCVCVCLCVCLCVSVCVSVCLCVCLVCLCVHLCVCVCLCVSMCLCVSVCVSVCVCLRVSVCMSLCVPLCLYVSVCVCVSLCLCVSVCVCVPVRVCLYDSVSVSVSLCVCVCLSVCLSVCLCVSMCLCVSLCVSLCMSVCVCLSVCLSVCLCVSMCLCVSVCVSVCVCLRV, encoded by the coding sequence atGTGTCTGTCTGTATGTCTctctgtgtgcctctgtgtgtctatgtgcctgtgtgtgtctgtgtgtgtctctgtgtgtgtctgtctgcgtgtgtctgtctgtatgtctctctgtgtgcctctgtgcctctatgtgtctgtgtgtgtctgtgtgtctgtgtgtctctgtgtgtctgtgtgtgtctctgtgtgtctatGTGTGTGTCTTGTGTGTCTGTGCGTACAtctatgtgtctgtgtgtgtctctgtgtgtgtctctgtgtgtctgtgtgtgtctctgtgtgtctatGTGTGTGTCTTGTGTGTCTGTGCGTACAtctatgtgtctgtgtgtgtctctgtgtgtctatgtgcctgtgtgtgtctgtgtgtgtctctgtgtgtgtctgtctgcgtgtgtctgtctgtatgtctctctgtgtgcctctgtgcctctatgtgtctgtgtgtgtctgtgtgtctctgtgtctctgtgtgtctgtgtgtgtctgtgtgcctgtgcgtgTCTGTCTGTATGACTCTGTGAGTGTCTcggtgtctctgtgtgtgtgtgtgtgtctgtctgtatgtctctctgtgtgcctctgtgtgtctATGTGCCTGtgcgtgtctctgtgtgtgtctctgtgcatGTCTGTCTGCGTGTGTCTGTCTGTATGTCTctctgtgtgcctctgtgtgtctatgtgcctgtgtgtgtctgtgtgtgtctctgtgtgtgtctgtctgcgtgtg